The following are from one region of the Bacillota bacterium genome:
- a CDS encoding thiolase family protein, with product MVDTYVVDAVRTPFGRRRGSLSQTRADELAAANLRGLVTRSGIDPAQVEDVILGCVTPLGEQGFNVARVALLIAGFPVEVPGVQVNRMCGSSQQAVHFGAQAIMAGQMDLVIAGGIEAMSRVGMGSDGGDFSQRLTDKYLMVPQGISAEMIADKWNLSREDLDRFSLESHRKAAAAQDAGRLDRETMPVETTFEGRPVTVAKDEGIRRETSMEKMAALQPSFKTDGKVTAANASQISDGAAMVLLASEKKAAELGLTPIARIVATAVVGVDPTIMLTGPLTATPKVLKKAGLKLQDIDLFEVNEAFASVPLAWLAETKADPARLNVNGGAIALGHPLGASGARLIMTTAYELERRRARYGLVTMCIGLGLGTATIIERVSWGGFPDGG from the coding sequence GTGGTTGATACTTACGTGGTCGACGCCGTCAGGACACCCTTCGGCCGGCGGCGGGGTTCGCTGTCGCAGACCCGCGCCGATGAGCTGGCGGCGGCCAACCTGCGCGGCCTGGTCACCCGCTCCGGGATCGACCCGGCCCAGGTCGAGGACGTCATCCTCGGCTGCGTGACGCCCCTTGGCGAACAGGGATTCAACGTCGCCCGGGTGGCCCTGCTGATCGCCGGGTTCCCGGTGGAGGTCCCGGGGGTCCAGGTCAACCGGATGTGCGGCTCGAGTCAGCAGGCCGTCCATTTCGGGGCCCAGGCGATCATGGCCGGCCAGATGGACCTGGTCATCGCCGGCGGCATCGAGGCGATGAGCCGAGTGGGGATGGGCTCGGACGGGGGCGACTTCAGCCAGCGCTTGACGGACAAGTATCTGATGGTCCCGCAAGGGATCTCGGCCGAGATGATCGCCGACAAGTGGAACCTGAGCCGGGAGGACCTCGACCGCTTCTCCCTGGAAAGTCACCGCAAGGCGGCGGCGGCCCAGGACGCCGGTCGGCTGGACCGGGAAACCATGCCGGTCGAGACGACCTTCGAGGGCCGACCGGTCACCGTGGCCAAAGACGAGGGGATCAGGCGGGAGACCTCGATGGAGAAGATGGCCGCCCTGCAGCCTTCCTTCAAGACCGACGGTAAGGTGACGGCGGCCAACGCGAGCCAGATTTCCGACGGCGCGGCCATGGTTCTGCTGGCTTCGGAGAAGAAGGCCGCGGAACTCGGCCTGACGCCGATCGCTCGGATCGTGGCCACGGCCGTGGTCGGGGTCGACCCGACGATCATGTTGACCGGCCCGCTGACGGCCACCCCGAAGGTCCTCAAGAAGGCGGGTCTGAAGCTCCAGGACATCGACCTCTTCGAAGTGAACGAGGCCTTCGCTTCGGTGCCCCTGGCCTGGCTGGCCGAGACCAAGGCCGACCCGGCCAGACTCAATGTCAACGGCGGGGCCATCGCCCTGGGGCATCCTCTGGGGGCCAGCGGGGCGCGGCTGATCATGACCACGGCCTAC